A single window of Streptomyces griseoviridis DNA harbors:
- a CDS encoding helix-turn-helix domain-containing protein produces the protein MDAAQQEATARARELQRNWYGEPLGALFRKLIDDLGLNQARLAGVLGLSAPMLSQLMSGQRAKIGNPAVVQRVQLLQDLAGQVADGSVSAAEATERMDEIKKSQGGSVLSNTTTTTSSSGAPTVKRVVREIQSLLRSVAAAGDIIDAADTLAPTHPELAEFLRVYGAGRTSDAVTHYQSHQS, from the coding sequence ATGGACGCCGCACAGCAGGAAGCGACCGCAAGAGCGCGGGAACTGCAGCGGAACTGGTACGGAGAGCCACTGGGGGCGCTCTTCCGTAAGCTCATCGACGATCTTGGCCTCAACCAGGCTCGTCTCGCGGGGGTGCTTGGCCTGTCCGCTCCGATGCTGTCACAGCTGATGAGCGGTCAGCGCGCGAAAATCGGCAATCCGGCCGTCGTACAGCGGGTGCAGCTGCTCCAGGACCTGGCGGGGCAGGTCGCGGACGGCAGTGTCAGCGCGGCCGAGGCAACCGAGCGCATGGACGAGATCAAGAAGTCGCAAGGAGGCTCGGTGCTGAGCAACACCACGACCACGACGAGCAGTTCAGGTGCTCCGACGGTCAAGAGGGTGGTCCGCGAGATCCAGTCGCTGCTGCGGTCGGTGGCCGCGGCGGGCGACATCATCGACGCGGCCGACACCCTCGCCCCGACCCACCCGGAACTGGCAGAGTTCCTCCGGGTCTACGGCGCCGGACGCACCTCCGACGCCGTCACGCACTACCAGTCCCACCAGAGCTGA
- a CDS encoding tyrosine-type recombinase/integrase produces MEVTNPETGRPMMQEKVKKQWWPAFHDQRHTYASRLHASGVPEAVAQEVLGHERAGKVTWQYTHAAADYAGQVLAALEDRRVDGRRLRLVA; encoded by the coding sequence GTGGAAGTGACCAACCCGGAGACCGGGCGACCGATGATGCAGGAGAAAGTCAAGAAGCAGTGGTGGCCCGCCTTTCATGATCAGCGGCACACGTACGCCTCTCGGTTGCACGCCAGCGGTGTGCCCGAGGCGGTGGCTCAGGAAGTGCTCGGCCATGAGCGCGCGGGTAAGGTCACCTGGCAGTACACGCACGCGGCGGCCGACTACGCGGGTCAGGTCCTGGCGGCCCTTGAAGATCGCCGGGTAGACGGGCGACGCCTGCGGCTGGTGGCCTGA
- the crgA gene encoding cell division protein CrgA: MPKSRIRKKADYTPPPAKQTTAIKLNSRAWVAPVMLAMFLIGLAWIVVFYVTDGSLPIDKLDNWNIVVGFGFIAAGFGVSTQWK; this comes from the coding sequence GTGCCGAAGTCACGTATCCGCAAGAAGGCCGACTACACGCCGCCGCCTGCGAAGCAGACGACCGCCATCAAGCTGAACAGCCGGGCCTGGGTCGCGCCGGTCATGCTGGCCATGTTCCTCATCGGGCTGGCCTGGATCGTCGTGTTCTACGTGACCGACGGTTCGCTGCCCATCGACAAGCTGGACAACTGGAACATCGTCGTCGGTTTCGGCTTCATCGCCGCCGGGTTCGGCGTCTCCACGCAGTGGAAGTAG
- a CDS encoding DUF881 domain-containing protein: MSNSADSPGTESTPPRDRRFRPVRVLTAGVFALAGLIFFTSFDTAKGTNIRTDTSLLKLSDLVQERSHKNGTLDESNATLRHDIETLAERDDGRSEAEDKKLAGLEESAGTQKLTGRALTVTLNDAPPNATAKLPGYPEPQPDYLVIHQQDLQAVVNALWEGGAKGIKVMDQRLISTSAVRCVGNTLILQGRVYSPPYKITAVGDPEKLNKAMSASKAIQNYMVYVNVYGLGWKVTQDGTVTLPGYSGTVDLHYAEPVG; this comes from the coding sequence TTGAGCAATTCTGCCGACTCCCCCGGGACGGAATCCACCCCTCCCCGCGATCGCCGTTTCCGGCCGGTGCGGGTGCTGACGGCCGGGGTCTTCGCGCTCGCCGGGCTCATCTTCTTCACCAGCTTCGACACCGCCAAGGGCACGAACATCCGTACGGACACGTCCCTGCTCAAACTCTCCGACCTGGTCCAGGAGCGCAGCCACAAGAACGGCACGCTGGACGAGTCGAACGCCACCCTGCGCCACGACATCGAGACGCTCGCCGAGCGCGACGACGGCCGCAGCGAGGCGGAGGACAAGAAGCTCGCCGGCCTCGAGGAGAGCGCCGGCACCCAGAAGCTGACCGGCCGCGCCCTCACCGTCACCCTGAACGACGCCCCGCCGAACGCCACCGCCAAGCTGCCCGGCTACCCCGAGCCGCAGCCCGACTACCTGGTCATCCACCAGCAGGACCTGCAGGCCGTGGTGAACGCCCTCTGGGAGGGCGGCGCGAAGGGCATCAAGGTCATGGACCAGCGGCTGATCTCCACCAGCGCGGTGCGCTGCGTCGGCAACACCCTGATCCTCCAGGGCCGCGTCTACTCGCCGCCCTACAAGATCACCGCCGTCGGCGACCCCGAGAAGCTGAACAAGGCGATGTCGGCGTCCAAGGCGATCCAGAACTACATGGTCTACGTGAACGTCTACGGCCTGGGCTGGAAAGTCACCCAGGACGGGACGGTGACTCTGCCCGGCTACTCGGGCACAGTGGATCTGCACTACGCCGAGCCCGTGGGGTGA
- a CDS encoding PLP-dependent cysteine synthase family protein encodes MGVSRRAVLLAGAGTAVGSTLAAGRAAADAGAERGPAAGSVRARAADAGDDLSDVYLDERAWVNDRIQQIRAMSSHGTPLLEMELPNALRGLRLYVKNESVHPSGSHKHRLAEALFLNALANGWLRKGGPVVEASSGSTAISEAWFCQKLGLPFVAVMPAGTDAEKKQAVRDLGGEIVETSGAEISERARWEAQQRSGHFMDQFTYAERAYDWRSDQGIAGEVIGAVDPDWFVMGAGTGGTATSLARYARYTDHKVRVCVTDPENSAYFPGWRDTDRDAKAAGSRIEGIGRPVVEPSFLFPLVNRMIQVPDAASIATMRVAADRLGIKPGGSTGTGLYGALKILHGMRESGRRGTVVTVLCDPGERYLTTYYNDAWLDQQGIEFRPWLPAVERFFETGRWIPPVNRRTAPPPRGPLWNM; translated from the coding sequence ATGGGTGTGTCACGGCGTGCGGTCCTGCTGGCAGGGGCGGGGACGGCGGTCGGTTCGACCTTGGCAGCGGGCCGTGCCGCGGCCGACGCAGGCGCGGAACGAGGTCCCGCCGCCGGTTCCGTACGGGCGAGGGCGGCTGACGCCGGTGACGACCTGTCGGACGTCTACCTCGATGAACGCGCCTGGGTGAACGACCGGATCCAGCAGATCAGGGCGATGTCCTCGCACGGGACACCCCTGCTGGAGATGGAGCTGCCGAATGCCTTGCGCGGGCTTCGGCTCTACGTCAAGAACGAGTCCGTCCATCCGTCGGGCAGTCACAAACACCGGCTGGCCGAGGCGCTGTTTCTGAACGCGTTGGCCAACGGATGGCTGCGCAAGGGCGGGCCAGTGGTGGAGGCGTCCAGCGGGTCGACCGCCATCTCCGAGGCGTGGTTCTGCCAGAAGCTGGGGCTGCCCTTCGTCGCCGTGATGCCCGCCGGTACGGACGCGGAGAAGAAACAAGCGGTCCGCGACCTCGGCGGCGAGATCGTGGAGACCTCCGGTGCGGAGATCTCCGAGCGGGCCCGGTGGGAGGCACAGCAGCGCAGCGGCCACTTCATGGACCAGTTCACCTACGCGGAGCGTGCCTACGACTGGCGCAGCGACCAGGGGATCGCGGGCGAGGTCATCGGGGCGGTGGACCCCGACTGGTTCGTCATGGGCGCCGGGACCGGCGGGACAGCGACCTCGCTCGCCCGCTACGCGCGCTACACCGACCACAAGGTGCGAGTGTGCGTGACCGATCCGGAGAACTCGGCGTACTTCCCGGGCTGGCGTGACACCGACCGCGACGCGAAGGCGGCGGGTTCACGGATCGAGGGCATCGGCCGGCCCGTCGTCGAGCCCTCGTTCCTTTTCCCCCTCGTCAACCGCATGATCCAGGTGCCGGACGCGGCGTCGATCGCCACCATGCGGGTGGCCGCCGACCGGCTGGGCATCAAGCCCGGCGGTTCGACGGGCACGGGCCTGTACGGCGCGCTGAAGATCCTGCACGGCATGCGCGAGAGCGGCCGGAGGGGCACGGTCGTCACCGTTCTCTGCGATCCGGGCGAGCGGTATCTCACCACGTACTACAACGACGCCTGGCTCGATCAGCAGGGCATCGAGTTCAGGCCCTGGCTGCCCGCCGTGGAGCGGTTCTTCGAGACCGGCAGGTGGATTCCCCCGGTCAACCGCCGGACGGCTCCCCCACCGCGCGGCCCCCTCTGGAACATGTGA
- a CDS encoding rhomboid family intramembrane serine protease — MEQAAGGTPDAQSLPGCYRHPDRETGIRCTRCDRPICPECMVDASVGFQCPQCARGDAGTGHTPAASRPRTLAGGTVAADPRLLTKVLIGLNLALFLVQQAVGDRFTDRLDLIGQAYVPLLGSVEGVAQGQWYRLLTAMFLHGSILHILFNMLSLWWIGGPLEAALGRARYLALYFVSGLAGSALTYLIAAPNQPSLGASGAIFGLFGATAILMRRLNYDLRPVIALLVINLIFTFGWSGIAWEAHIGGLVAGVVTGYAMVHAPRRRRALVQYGTCAAFLVVVVVVTLIRTAQLS, encoded by the coding sequence ATGGAGCAAGCGGCAGGCGGTACGCCGGACGCCCAGAGCCTGCCGGGCTGCTACCGCCACCCGGACCGCGAGACGGGCATCCGCTGCACCCGCTGCGACCGTCCGATCTGCCCGGAGTGCATGGTCGACGCCTCGGTCGGTTTCCAGTGCCCGCAGTGCGCGCGCGGCGACGCGGGAACCGGCCACACGCCGGCCGCCTCCCGCCCCCGCACCCTGGCGGGCGGCACCGTCGCGGCTGACCCCCGGCTGCTCACCAAGGTGCTGATCGGCCTCAACCTCGCGCTCTTCCTGGTGCAGCAGGCCGTCGGCGACCGGTTCACCGACCGGCTCGACCTGATCGGTCAGGCGTATGTGCCGCTGCTCGGCTCGGTCGAGGGCGTCGCGCAGGGCCAGTGGTACCGGCTGCTGACCGCGATGTTCCTGCACGGCAGCATCCTCCACATCCTGTTCAACATGCTCAGCCTCTGGTGGATCGGCGGCCCGCTGGAGGCGGCGCTCGGCCGGGCCCGCTACCTCGCCCTCTACTTCGTCTCGGGCCTCGCGGGCAGCGCGCTCACCTATCTGATCGCCGCGCCGAACCAGCCGTCGCTGGGCGCGTCCGGCGCGATCTTCGGTCTCTTCGGCGCCACGGCGATCCTGATGCGTCGCCTCAACTACGACCTGCGCCCGGTGATCGCCCTGCTGGTGATCAACCTGATCTTCACCTTCGGCTGGTCGGGCATCGCCTGGGAGGCGCACATCGGCGGGCTCGTCGCCGGTGTCGTCACGGGGTACGCGATGGTGCACGCCCCGCGTCGGCGGCGGGCGCTGGTGCAGTACGGGACCTGCGCGGCGTTCCTGGTGGTCGTGGTCGTCGTCACTCTGATCAGGACCGCACAGCTCAGCTGA
- a CDS encoding serine/threonine-protein kinase, with protein sequence MGEVFAGRYELVDPIGRGGVGAVWRAWDHRRRRYVAAKVLQQRDAHSLLRFVREQALRIDHPHVLAPASWAADDDKVLFTMDLVAGGSLVHLIGDYGPLPPVFVCTLLDQLLAGLSAVHAEGVVHRDVKPANVLLEATGTGRPRLRLSDFGISMRMGEPRLTETNLVVGTPGYLAPEQILGAEPDFPADLFAVGLVALYLLEGAKPDAKALVEHFAAHGTPSAPKSIPEPLWQVVASLLQPDPQARFRTATGARKALATAVELLPAPGPDDELIEIFDQLGPLPPGFTPQGPLRRPPGLERPPTDTLAPAPSPTPTPASTSTPAPTSDPPRQTPVARPPQPFDGVSDTGSFPLPPPQPAAPVASAPPYIPRQDPTLPPPAPYVSPHDPTHPLPDSQRAPAHHHPAQPLPPARPVPPTPYQRAESATAAYTTEVRTPPAHDVGRGSHRARRPGPPAKVAVPLLLLALACYAIGFWALTRI encoded by the coding sequence ATGGGTGAGGTCTTCGCCGGCCGGTACGAACTGGTCGACCCGATCGGACGCGGCGGGGTCGGCGCCGTCTGGCGTGCCTGGGACCACCGCCGTCGCCGCTATGTGGCGGCCAAGGTGCTCCAGCAGCGCGACGCGCACTCCCTGCTGCGGTTCGTCCGCGAACAGGCGCTGCGCATCGACCACCCTCATGTGCTCGCGCCCGCCAGCTGGGCCGCCGACGACGACAAGGTCCTGTTCACCATGGACCTGGTCGCGGGCGGCTCGCTGGTCCATCTGATCGGGGACTACGGTCCGTTGCCGCCCGTCTTCGTGTGCACGCTCCTCGACCAGCTCCTCGCGGGCCTGTCCGCGGTGCACGCGGAAGGTGTCGTGCACCGGGACGTCAAACCCGCCAACGTCCTCCTCGAAGCCACCGGCACCGGCCGGCCCCGGCTGCGGCTGTCCGACTTCGGCATCTCCATGCGGATGGGCGAGCCGCGGCTGACCGAGACCAATCTCGTGGTCGGAACGCCCGGTTACCTCGCGCCCGAACAGATCCTGGGCGCCGAACCCGACTTCCCCGCCGACCTGTTCGCGGTCGGCCTCGTCGCCCTGTACCTCCTGGAGGGCGCGAAACCGGACGCCAAGGCGCTCGTGGAGCACTTCGCGGCGCACGGCACACCGAGCGCCCCCAAGAGCATCCCCGAGCCGCTGTGGCAGGTCGTGGCGTCGCTCCTCCAGCCCGATCCGCAGGCACGGTTCCGTACCGCCACGGGAGCGCGCAAGGCGCTCGCCACGGCCGTGGAGCTGCTCCCGGCACCGGGCCCCGACGACGAGCTGATCGAGATCTTCGACCAACTCGGCCCACTCCCACCCGGGTTCACCCCACAGGGCCCCCTCAGGCGACCACCGGGCCTGGAACGCCCCCCGACGGACACCCTGGCCCCGGCCCCGTCGCCGACACCCACTCCCGCCTCCACCTCGACCCCGGCCCCGACATCGGACCCTCCCCGCCAGACACCCGTCGCGCGCCCCCCGCAGCCGTTCGACGGCGTGTCGGACACGGGCAGTTTCCCGCTGCCTCCCCCGCAGCCCGCGGCACCGGTGGCGTCCGCACCGCCGTACATCCCCCGGCAGGACCCCACGCTCCCCCCGCCGGCGCCGTACGTCTCCCCGCACGACCCCACGCACCCCCTGCCGGACTCCCAGCGCGCCCCGGCGCACCACCACCCGGCGCAGCCCCTCCCCCCGGCGCGGCCCGTCCCGCCGACGCCGTACCAGCGTGCCGAGTCCGCGACCGCCGCGTACACCACCGAGGTCCGCACGCCCCCCGCGCACGACGTCGGCCGCGGAAGTCACCGGGCCCGCCGCCCGGGACCGCCCGCCAAGGTGGCCGTCCCGCTCCTGCTGCTGGCGCTGGCCTGCTACGCGATCGGCTTCTGGGCCCTGACACGTATCTGA
- a CDS encoding peptidylprolyl isomerase, producing the protein MAEQLYATLRTSHGDIEIRLLPNHAPLTVRNFVELATGEREWTNPESGAKSKDRLYDGTVFHRVISGFMIQGGDPLGNGTGGPGYQFKDEFHPDLAFTKPYLLAMANAGPGTNGSQFFVTVSPTAWLNRKHTIFGEVVDPASQKVVDAIAALPTAPHTERPLTDVVIETVVVEKRQG; encoded by the coding sequence GTGGCCGAGCAGCTTTACGCCACCCTCAGAACGAGCCACGGCGACATCGAGATCCGGCTTCTGCCGAACCACGCGCCCCTCACCGTCAGGAACTTCGTCGAACTCGCGACCGGCGAGCGGGAGTGGACCAACCCGGAGTCGGGTGCGAAGTCCAAGGACCGGCTCTACGACGGCACCGTCTTCCACCGGGTGATCAGCGGGTTCATGATCCAGGGCGGAGACCCGCTCGGCAACGGCACCGGCGGCCCCGGCTACCAGTTCAAGGACGAGTTCCACCCCGACCTCGCCTTCACCAAGCCGTATCTGCTGGCCATGGCCAACGCGGGCCCCGGCACCAACGGCTCGCAGTTCTTCGTGACCGTCTCCCCTACGGCCTGGCTGAACCGCAAGCACACCATCTTCGGCGAGGTCGTCGACCCGGCCAGCCAGAAGGTCGTGGACGCCATCGCCGCGCTGCCGACCGCTCCGCACACCGAGCGCCCGCTCACCGACGTGGTCATCGAGACCGTCGTCGTCGAGAAGCGCCAGGGCTGA
- a CDS encoding DUF6344 domain-containing protein, with protein MAQNQVMKLWTAIVTAFLALCTTLGLITTTAAAAVPPTEQPRHSAPRTTTVPAPPPWSSWSTAKSLPPTMKQRIRAEAHGNSPGCRQRPRTDAMPTEPDTQDQTPPPPDCAPAPLQR; from the coding sequence ATGGCCCAGAACCAGGTCATGAAGCTGTGGACCGCCATCGTCACCGCGTTCCTCGCGCTGTGCACGACGCTCGGACTCATCACGACGACCGCCGCCGCGGCGGTACCGCCCACCGAGCAGCCGCGCCACAGCGCTCCCCGCACGACGACGGTCCCGGCACCGCCCCCCTGGTCCTCCTGGTCCACGGCGAAGTCACTGCCCCCCACGATGAAGCAGCGCATCAGGGCCGAGGCCCACGGCAACTCCCCCGGCTGCCGCCAGCGCCCGCGCACCGACGCGATGCCGACGGAGCCTGACACCCAGGACCAGACGCCCCCGCCCCCGGACTGCGCACCGGCCCCGCTCCAACGCTGA
- a CDS encoding class E sortase: MRVVVRTVSELCLTVGALIVLFVVYVLFWTGVRADGAMDDQIDVLHHAWVRQPAPAASPSAPARPAPPAPYRAGRPFAIMYIPRLGFTWNKPVLQGTAVDTLKKGLGHYAGTARLGQRGNFAVAGHRRTYGDPFKDFPRLRAGDAVVLTDGTTWFTYRIDKGPYKTVPSDVEVIDPVPRKSGYADTGRYLTLTTCDPEWGHSHRLIVWAHLDSTQPVEAGKPAALRR, from the coding sequence GTGCGCGTTGTCGTCAGGACCGTCAGCGAACTGTGCCTCACCGTCGGCGCCCTCATCGTCCTCTTCGTCGTCTACGTGCTGTTCTGGACCGGCGTCCGGGCCGACGGCGCGATGGACGACCAGATCGACGTCCTGCACCACGCCTGGGTGCGACAGCCGGCGCCCGCCGCCTCCCCGAGCGCCCCAGCGCGGCCGGCGCCGCCCGCGCCGTACAGGGCCGGACGGCCCTTCGCGATCATGTACATCCCGCGGCTCGGTTTCACGTGGAACAAACCCGTGCTCCAGGGCACCGCCGTGGACACCCTCAAGAAGGGCCTCGGCCACTACGCGGGCACCGCCCGGCTCGGTCAGCGGGGCAACTTCGCGGTCGCCGGGCACCGGCGCACCTACGGCGACCCGTTCAAGGACTTCCCGCGGCTCAGGGCCGGGGACGCGGTGGTGCTGACCGACGGCACGACCTGGTTCACGTATCGGATCGACAAAGGCCCCTACAAAACCGTGCCCTCGGACGTTGAGGTGATCGATCCTGTGCCACGTAAGTCGGGGTATGCGGACACGGGCCGTTATCTCACGCTGACCACGTGCGATCCGGAATGGGGCCACAGCCACCGCCTGATCGTCTGGGCGCACCTCGACTCCACCCAGCCCGTGGAGGCCGGGAAACCAGCGGCCCTGCGCCGTTAG
- a CDS encoding YdcF family protein, with amino-acid sequence MISAQDWADARRIWSYHQMGHTLRPCSVAVGLGSHDLGVADTAVDLYKRGMAPLLVFTGATSPTTRDRMPRGEAVHYRERALELGVPSAAVLVEPRARNTGENIRFSRDVLEEAGVEVSSVLLISKPYEERRAYATARKLWPEVEIVSASTPMTLDEYVDSIGDARLVIDMLVGALQRLMVYPDQGFMISQPVPADVTEAYQRLRQAGFTSRLLATESPSA; translated from the coding sequence GTGATCTCTGCACAGGACTGGGCCGACGCACGGCGCATCTGGAGCTACCACCAGATGGGCCACACTCTCCGACCCTGCTCCGTCGCTGTCGGACTCGGCAGCCACGACCTGGGGGTGGCCGACACGGCGGTAGATCTGTACAAGCGCGGGATGGCACCGCTCCTGGTCTTCACCGGAGCCACGAGCCCCACGACCCGGGATCGGATGCCCCGCGGGGAAGCAGTCCACTACCGGGAGCGGGCACTCGAACTGGGTGTCCCCAGCGCGGCCGTTCTCGTGGAGCCGAGGGCGCGCAACACGGGTGAGAACATCCGCTTCTCGCGGGACGTGCTTGAGGAGGCGGGCGTCGAGGTGTCCTCCGTCCTGCTGATCAGCAAGCCCTACGAGGAGCGGCGGGCGTACGCCACTGCCCGCAAACTGTGGCCCGAGGTGGAGATCGTCAGCGCCTCGACACCGATGACGCTCGATGAGTACGTAGACTCCATCGGGGACGCACGTCTGGTGATCGACATGCTTGTCGGTGCGCTGCAACGACTGATGGTCTACCCGGATCAGGGATTCATGATCAGCCAGCCCGTACCGGCCGACGTGACCGAGGCATACCAGCGACTCCGCCAAGCCGGTTTCACCAGCCGACTCCTGGCGACCGAATCACCCTCTGCCTGA
- a CDS encoding DLW-39 family protein, with product MKKLLLVALAAIGGLLVYRQIQADRAEQDLWTEATDSVPTGS from the coding sequence GTGAAGAAGCTTCTCCTGGTCGCCCTGGCCGCCATCGGCGGGCTCCTCGTGTACCGCCAGATCCAGGCGGATCGCGCCGAGCAGGACCTGTGGACGGAGGCGACCGACTCCGTGCCCACGGGTTCCTGA
- a CDS encoding DUF5324 family protein: protein MTRIDSVRAATGSAKDSVLHAAEAVAPYADTAKDKAAFYAHEARVRIAPKVSQAADQARVQYGAYVAPQLKQARTHVPPKVDQAAHDAAVRTRQAAKLAADYSRPRLEQAAAVAGPVKDEAAARTTAAVAALRGGVTAKEIRKLVRKHERRAKAGRAAKVVLIAGAVAGGAFAAWKWWDKQANPDWLVEPPAPTEIHEPTHLTSVDGSPAALDPEVEAKQAEDEAKDGDDHR, encoded by the coding sequence GTGACCCGCATCGACAGCGTGCGCGCCGCGACCGGTTCGGCGAAGGACAGCGTGCTGCACGCCGCGGAAGCGGTGGCGCCTTACGCCGACACAGCCAAGGACAAGGCCGCGTTCTACGCGCACGAAGCCCGCGTGCGCATCGCGCCGAAGGTGTCGCAGGCCGCAGACCAGGCCCGTGTCCAGTACGGCGCCTACGTGGCCCCGCAGCTCAAGCAGGCCAGGACGCATGTGCCACCGAAGGTCGACCAGGCCGCCCATGACGCGGCGGTCCGCACCCGGCAGGCGGCCAAGCTGGCCGCCGACTACTCCCGGCCGCGCCTCGAACAGGCCGCGGCCGTCGCCGGACCCGTCAAGGACGAGGCAGCGGCCCGCACCACGGCCGCCGTCGCCGCCCTGCGCGGCGGGGTGACGGCGAAGGAGATCCGCAAGCTGGTCCGCAAGCACGAGCGCCGGGCCAAGGCGGGCCGCGCGGCCAAGGTGGTGCTGATCGCCGGCGCCGTCGCGGGTGGCGCGTTCGCCGCCTGGAAGTGGTGGGACAAGCAGGCCAACCCGGACTGGCTGGTCGAGCCGCCCGCCCCGACGGAGATCCACGAGCCGACGCATCTGACGTCGGTCGACGGTAGCCCGGCGGCCCTCGACCCCGAGGTCGAGGCCAAGCAGGCCGAGGACGAGGCGAAGGACGGCGACGACCACCGCTGA